The Sphingobacterium lactis sequence CATCCCTACTATCGTGTATTGGGTTTAAATAATAGGATGTCCATTCGTTCAACAGATTGGCCATATTCAGTTTGGCTTCCATTTTTCCTTTGAGGAACCGCCCATAGATTTGGAAATCCACTTGTCGGGGAGCATTTTCAAATTGTACCTGAGATATGTCCCGTGCTGTCAAAAAGGTGCGGTATCCGCGATGGTTGTAGGATGCGGTTGCGCCAAATGATTGCCCCCAATAACCGATACCCAGATTGATCAACCAGGGTGATTGACCCAATAGCGGGCGATTTTGATCGGGCATCTTTTCCTGATACCTCACCGCCTCTTTATTGGGCTGGAGTTTAGTATCATAAGGTGACAAGACTTGCACCGTTGATTTCAGTAAGGTTCCATTGGCATACACAAAGAAATCTGCCAACCAATCTTTATCCCCCAAGAAGGTCATATTCTTCCGAGCTTCGAATTCCAACCCTAAATTGGTTGCAGATTCCATATTTGCAAAAATGTAGGCTGGGTACGCCGTATTGTCACTAATCAGTTCAATAGGTTTATCCAGGTATTTGTAATACCCTGTCACCGAAATGATTTCCCCCGGGCTGGGGTACCATTCAAATCGAAGATCCGTGTTGTCGATTAGTGTACTTACGACATGCTCTCCTGAAATGGTGGCATCGTACTCAAAATCATAAAATCCGAAGAAGGAAGTTTCCCTAAAATCTGGGCGGATGGCCGTCTTTGAATAGGAAGCTCGAAGATTGATTTTATCGGTGAGCGAAAAGGTGGCATTGATGGAAGGTAACCAGCGCACATCCTTATCCTTCACCAAATCTTTTGCATAAACAGAATTTCCCTCTTCAAGTGTGCTAGGAATTGGAGAATCATCCCTTTTTGAGACCATATCCTGCCTATTGGAGAGATCAAAGTATTCCAACCGGACCCCATACACCAAGCGGATAAAGTCATAAATTTTTTGGTCGGCCATCACATAGGCAGCATGTGATTTCATGGCGCCGTCATAGACCTTTCCGCCTGACACCTCGGGCATGTATATGGCCTGAATTGGACCAAACCCGATATTCGGCTCCCGATACAATTGATCATATTTCATATTTGCTGAAGGGACTACATTATTCGTGTTTTCTATCCAGGAACGGGTATAGGGAAATACGCGTTGTACCCAAAGGTTTCTGTTCTTGCTCCAGCCTTGGTAACCAACTTTAAAGAGCGAAGAAAAGTGGGTGGAAAAATCTATGCTTCTGGAAAAACCAAGTGCCCAATTGTAATCGGTTTGATTAATGGACGTCCACATTCTGGAATCTAAAGAAACCAAATTGTTACCTATCGAATTCGCTTGCATTATATTCGGCCTTTGGAATAGGTATTCTCCATCAAGGATGGTCGTAAGCCAATATTTAAATTTTCGCTCATCCAAGATCTGTTGCTTGATCTTATTGATCGTAAACATCGCATCAGCCTTGATATTCCATGGCAAGAGGTAATCGCCCGTTAATTGATGCTGCTGCAAGGAAAGAGCTTCTGGTAGTTGGTAGTTTTCTAGGTGTATCCCGCCATTATTTGATAAATCATTATAGGTTAGCCGGATACTTTCATTGTAATTGTCAGCATAGGTACGGGCATACATATTTTTTAATGCGACCTTAAAGTTTTTACCCTGCAAGCCAAGGTTTGCAAGAGCGCCGGAACTGCTGTTGAAGCGGTAGGATTTACCTCCACCGGCTTGCCCGATTCCCGTACTGTCTATCCAGGTTAACGGTTTGGACTCGGAATTTGGAGCTGAATTGCGTACGTTGTTGAAGTCAATTATATTTTGTTCATTTCTAAAGTTAGCGCTTGCTGAAAAGCCAAACTTCATGTCGTTCTTCAGGTCGTACAATCTACCCATGGATAAGCGGATATTTTGGTTAGGCATCCCCTTATAGCTATACTTTTTTAAAGGTTCTGAATTAAATCGCTTCGTCTGTTCCACTGCATCCAAGGAGCCGTAGGTTAAATCTTTTCGATCAAAGCTTAATGGCAAATCCTTCACCCTTGGATCGGTTTTATCGCCAAGTGGCATTAAGTCAGATCTTAGGGCATCTTGGTGCATGTACCAGGATAAGATCCCTTCTGGAAGCTTTGCAGATTTATCGAAGAAACCAAAATACTCTAGGTTTGATCGTTCTCCCAATCGATAGAAATTTTTGCCCGTTGTCTGGGAATTCCCGCCGGACCCGATCTGTATAGAGGTAAAGTTCTTGTCCGGGATGTCCATGGTATTGATCGAAACCTGTCCACCGGAGAATTCCGAGGACACATCGGGTGTTGCAGTTTTATTGACGACCACAGCACTGACCATTTCCGTTGGGATGATGTCGAAGGCGAAATCCCTTTTACTTTGGGAAGTACTCGGCAGCGTAACGCCATCCAGTTGTGCCTGATTGTACCGGTCGGACATACCGCGCACCACTACGGAGCGGTTATCGATGGTGGTCAACCCTGTAATGCGCTTCAGTACCTGCCCCATATCGTTGTCGGGGGTTCTGGCGATCTGCTCGGCGGAAATACCATCTGTCACCGTGGCAGCGTTCTTCTGTGCTGCGTACAGACCGGCCACGGACGCTTTCTTGAACGTGGAGCGAACCGTTATGGTTTCGATGGAAGCATTGGATTCTTTCATGGTGATATTCAGGCGCTGGGTTTCGCCGGCGGAAATCCGGATATCGGAAATCTGCTGGGTCTGGTAGGAAACATAGCTGACCTGAATGCTATAGGTGCCCACTGCCAAAGGAATGGAATAGGTACCGTCAATGGCGGATTGTACGGAGACATTGGCGCCGAGCACACGGATGGTAGCTTTCGGTAGCGGATTGCCACGATCATCGATAATACGGCCCGATAGGCGTCCCGGTTGCTGTACGACAGGTCTGTTTGCTTCCCGCTGGACGGCGATCAGGTTTCCTTTGGGTATAAACTTAAGGCTGTTGCGCTTGCCCAAATTCTTGAACAGACTTTCCAAAGAATAATCTCCCTTGGGGGTAAATCCGAGGTTCATGCTCCCGATTTCCTTGGTAAAGGCGAAGGCGTAGTTGGTTTGTTCTTCAACGGAATGTAAGACCTGATTGACGGTACGCTGTTGGCTTGATAGGCGTACATAGATCTTATCAAAATTTTGTGAGTTTGCCCGCTCGGCCAGCAATACTCCTATACCACTCAGGTGTAGGACGAGTAAGATAAATGTGAATCTTGTCATGCGAAACAAGAGGTTAATTGCATTCTTTTTTGTAAAATTGTGCATACTTTATTTTTGGTTTGTTTTTGAGAAATTGACGAATCGAAGAATTTTGTAGGGCGGAGGTGTGGCAGCACTTTCGCCTCTTTTATTCTTTATGTTTAGCAATCGTTCACATCGTTTTTCATTGTTGTTCCTGTTATAATTTCATTACTTATTTTCCCCAGATCAGGATCCGATCCGCCTGCTTCGTATAGCCAAAATTGCCGGACAATTGCAGGACATCCAAAACTTGGGATAGTGCCTGATCCTTGATCGTTATATTTAGTTTCTGCTGCGCAATGGCGGCATCTTTGAATGTTATGCTGATGTGGTAGCGACGTTCGAGTACCTTAGCGATATCGGCAAGGGATTCATCCATAAAAACGAGCTTTCCTGTTTTCCAGGCGGAGATGGATTCGGGATTGATCTCCTGTCTTTCCCAGCTGCCCGATTCGGCCATGATGCGTACTCCCTCACCCCTATTGAGGATAATCTCCTCCTGGTCCTTATTGGAAACCGCGACACGCCCGGTCTTGACCGATACACTGTATGTAGCATCCGCAGGGTAGGATTTGATGTTGAATGAAGTACCCAATACCTGAACATCAAAGTCCTGCATCTGCACCCGAAAAGGTTTTTCGGGATTCTTGCTGACCTCAAAAAATGCTTCTCCGGTGAGTTTCACCTCCCGGCTGTCGGCATGGAATTTTTTTGGATAGGCCAATTGGCTCTGGCTGTTGAGAATAACTTGGGAACCATCGGATAGGCTGATGGTTTTCTGCTCCCCTATGCCTGTAGCAACCACCTGCATGTCTTCCGCAGCGGCCATTACCGACTGGCTGTGCTGGCTATCCTGATAGTACCAAAGGCCCAAACCCAACATGGTGAGTACGCAGGCCGCTATCGCGGCAATCTTGCTGTATAGGGAAAATAAGGGTCTAACAGGCTTGGGAAAATACTGTTGCCGGATTTCCTGAATGGATCGCTGCTCCATCGCATTTACTTCTGTGGATGGAACCTCCCCTTCTTGGCTATCCAATTTGGAAAGCCATTGCGCTACGGATTTCTTTTCCGCATCTGTTAAAGTACCGGTCTGGTATTTCCGGAGTATTTTTTCGCTATGTCCTTTATCTTGCTGCATACATAAGTAATAAGCGTGAAATGGAAAAAAGACCTAGTCCTGAAGGGTTAACTTTCTATTAAGAGTTTATTAACCAAATAAGTACAAGCATTTCCAGCATGCCAGGGGAATATTCGGCCATTTCCAGCTTCATTTTTTTCATGGCGGCGTGGAGGTGATTCTTCACGGTCTTTGGAGAAATATCCAATTTATCGGCGATTGCCTGTACGCTGAGCTGTTCTTCCTTGCTCAGGATAAATACCGCTTTCATCTTTTCGGGCATGGTTTCGATAACTTCAGCGATGCGCTCCATAATTAGATCATATTGGTGCTGTATTTCCTGCACTTCCTGTTCATTGAACTGTTGGTGTTCCTGACTTTGCAGAAACTCTGTGAACTTTTGGATATGCTTATCCTGGAATCCCTTTTTCCGGAAATAGGAACCAATCTTGAACCACAGTCTATTGCGCATGTAGGCCTCCAGGGCGTTGTTCATTTCAAATTCTTCCCTCTTTTCCCATATTTCAATAAACATATCCTGTAGTAGATCGTATGTTTCTTCAGCGTTACCGATCTTGCGTATCGCCAATCGGTATAGGCTGTCATAGAACCGCTTATGAAATTCTTCAAACGCGATGTAGTCTGAATTGCGAATACGCAGCACAAGATCTTGGTCAATAGTTTCTTTCATAAAATTGGAATTACCCAAAACTATCGAACAAATGTTAAATAAGTGTTAAATAATTATAGTGTTGTTGGGTATGCAGGATTAAGATGATGCTTTGGCGGAAAATTCTAGTCACTAGAAGTACAAAGTGTAAAGATCAACCTATTCAGGTTCCGCAGATCTGGAAATAACAAAAGAATTGATTGCTTTGGCATTCAATTCTTTTGTTCGGGGGAAGTATGCTTTACTTGGTCTACACAATATTATATCCTTAGGTTTTAATGAACGCTTTTGAAGACCGGCATCAAATCGCGCTAATCTAATATGTAGAATTCTTGATTTTGGTCGAATTGGTTTAATTCCCCCTCCCTCCCTACAGGTAATTGCATAAAAACAGGAATCAGCCATAAGGAAAATATCTAACCATCCTTATTTTTTGTGGTTGTACATATTTCCTTATAAGCATAAAAGTCTTGATAAAATAAGGCTCGATTCACCCGGTACATAATCCCTATTCTACAGCGATTTTTGGTTATGGGGTAATGTGAGGCTTCTTATTTTTTATTTCTGACCATATAATAATCTGAACTAAGGCCTGAATAACCACCATCATCCAAATCCAAAAAATAATTAAAGTCAAAATCATCAAAAACGTCGAATTTTATTTCAACTATAAAAATATCGGATTTTGGATAGCTGAATGACGTATATAAGTAGACATTTTTTCCGAGATGTTGGAAAGGTGTAAAATCCGCATTCAAGATTTTAGCTTTCCAAAGCATTGATTTTTTATTATGTTTAAACACACTGAATGTTTCAGGTATGCTGGTTCCAATATTTTTTATCGTATCCATCGGATGCTCAGAATATAAAGCATCAGATTCTGCATTCCAATCCCTGAAATCGTAAAATGCTAAGTGAATAGGTTTGTCTTTGGGAAGCAGTGGACTGTTGTTTATAAATTTGACTAAATATTTTCCTTCTGGTACTTTTATATCCTTCAAAGGGTGGTCACCAATCGTAGCAATTGAATCGACCGGATTGGAATAATACATATACGTGGAGGTGCCACTTGGATTGATCTTTATTTTTTTTGTGATGGTTGGCTTATTGTCGTGATATTTTACGGCTATGGTGATAGAATCTTGCCCAGTATACGGTATTAAATATCCGTCTCTACTCCAGGTAATTAGCCTTTCGTTGTAGACTATGGATTGTACGCTTAGGCCGTTATTTAAGATTTGTATCTCAAGCGTGGTGAACCTGATCTTAGATTCTATATTTTCTCCCTTTTCACAGGATGAGGTTAAGCTGAGCAATAGAGTCAGTAAAATTAAATGGTAGAAATATTTCATGATATTCAATTTAAAATGGTGAGCTAATGGCATAGCTCACCATGATTAATTATGACTTAATATGTATTAGGACTAAATTGAGTCCAACCGGTGGTCCAAGCCCGCTGATTCGGGTGGAATGCACCTTTGAAGGTTGTTAAACCATCGCCATAAGCCGGTGATCCTGCTCTTGGCCGTAAAATTGCAGGATTATACCTTGTGATTTCCGGATCATTGCTTTTATAAAAAATTAAATTTCTACCTGTTAAATCCAAAAATGAAGCTGCATCATTAGAAACATGGACAATATTGCCTGTTCCTGGTACAGTGCCTATAAACGCTTGTTTGTAGGCATGGATTACATTATTCGAGAATATCGATC is a genomic window containing:
- a CDS encoding FecR family protein, translated to MQQDKGHSEKILRKYQTGTLTDAEKKSVAQWLSKLDSQEGEVPSTEVNAMEQRSIQEIRQQYFPKPVRPLFSLYSKIAAIAACVLTMLGLGLWYYQDSQHSQSVMAAAEDMQVVATGIGEQKTISLSDGSQVILNSQSQLAYPKKFHADSREVKLTGEAFFEVSKNPEKPFRVQMQDFDVQVLGTSFNIKSYPADATYSVSVKTGRVAVSNKDQEEIILNRGEGVRIMAESGSWERQEINPESISAWKTGKLVFMDESLADIAKVLERRYHISITFKDAAIAQQKLNITIKDQALSQVLDVLQLSGNFGYTKQADRILIWGK
- a CDS encoding RNA polymerase sigma factor yields the protein MKETIDQDLVLRIRNSDYIAFEEFHKRFYDSLYRLAIRKIGNAEETYDLLQDMFIEIWEKREEFEMNNALEAYMRNRLWFKIGSYFRKKGFQDKHIQKFTEFLQSQEHQQFNEQEVQEIQHQYDLIMERIAEVIETMPEKMKAVFILSKEEQLSVQAIADKLDISPKTVKNHLHAAMKKMKLEMAEYSPGMLEMLVLIWLINS
- a CDS encoding TonB-dependent receptor, with the protein product MTRFTFILLVLHLSGIGVLLAERANSQNFDKIYVRLSSQQRTVNQVLHSVEEQTNYAFAFTKEIGSMNLGFTPKGDYSLESLFKNLGKRNSLKFIPKGNLIAVQREANRPVVQQPGRLSGRIIDDRGNPLPKATIRVLGANVSVQSAIDGTYSIPLAVGTYSIQVSYVSYQTQQISDIRISAGETQRLNITMKESNASIETITVRSTFKKASVAGLYAAQKNAATVTDGISAEQIARTPDNDMGQVLKRITGLTTIDNRSVVVRGMSDRYNQAQLDGVTLPSTSQSKRDFAFDIIPTEMVSAVVVNKTATPDVSSEFSGGQVSINTMDIPDKNFTSIQIGSGGNSQTTGKNFYRLGERSNLEYFGFFDKSAKLPEGILSWYMHQDALRSDLMPLGDKTDPRVKDLPLSFDRKDLTYGSLDAVEQTKRFNSEPLKKYSYKGMPNQNIRLSMGRLYDLKNDMKFGFSASANFRNEQNIIDFNNVRNSAPNSESKPLTWIDSTGIGQAGGGKSYRFNSSSGALANLGLQGKNFKVALKNMYARTYADNYNESIRLTYNDLSNNGGIHLENYQLPEALSLQQHQLTGDYLLPWNIKADAMFTINKIKQQILDERKFKYWLTTILDGEYLFQRPNIMQANSIGNNLVSLDSRMWTSINQTDYNWALGFSRSIDFSTHFSSLFKVGYQGWSKNRNLWVQRVFPYTRSWIENTNNVVPSANMKYDQLYREPNIGFGPIQAIYMPEVSGGKVYDGAMKSHAAYVMADQKIYDFIRLVYGVRLEYFDLSNRQDMVSKRDDSPIPSTLEEGNSVYAKDLVKDKDVRWLPSINATFSLTDKINLRASYSKTAIRPDFRETSFFGFYDFEYDATISGEHVVSTLIDNTDLRFEWYPSPGEIISVTGYYKYLDKPIELISDNTAYPAYIFANMESATNLGLEFEARKNMTFLGDKDWLADFFVYANGTLLKSTVQVLSPYDTKLQPNKEAVRYQEKMPDQNRPLLGQSPWLINLGIGYWGQSFGATASYNHRGYRTFLTARDISQVQFENAPRQVDFQIYGRFLKGKMEAKLNMANLLNEWTSYYLNPIHDSRDVEKVNSIKGDLKFNKDDYDYIVYRKRNGRRFSLSVTYNF